Sequence from the Candidatus Methylomirabilis sp. genome:
GGCTGCTGCTGCGGAGGGAGGTGAGGTGGTAGACCACCTCGAACCGGGGCGAGGCCTCGGGCAGGCGCAGCCGGTCCACGCTGGTCAGGTCGGAGAGGAACTCGTAGCGCAGCTCGGGGTCATCGCGCAGGAAGCGGCAGACCTCCGGGATCACTGCGGGGGCCACGACCACCGTCACCTCGCCCCGCACGTGCCGGACCTCCCGGACCGCGTCCGGGAACCGCTCCCGGAGCTTGGCCACCGCCCGGGGCTCCTCTCGCCCCCCGCCTACTCCCACTCCAGGCCCCCCTTCCGCCAGACGTAGGCAAGCCCCAGGGAGAGGACCCCGAGGAAGGCGACCATCTCCCAGAAGCCGAACCAGCCGAGCGAGCGGTAGATGACCGCCCAGGGGTAGAGGAAGACGATCTCGATGTCGAACACGATGAAGAGCATGGCGACCAGGTAGAACCGCACGGCAAACCGGTCCCGGGCCGACCCGACCGGCGTGATGCCGCACTCGTAGGGAGCCAGCTTCTCGGGGGTGGGGTGCCTCGGACCGATGAGGGACGAGAGGAGGATCGATCCTCCGGCGAAGGCGACCGCCAGGAGGATCAGGATGCCGATGGGCAGGTACTCGATCAGCATGTGAAGGTTGGTACGAGTGGCCTCCAGAAAATCGGGAAGGGGCCGGACGGCCCCTTCCCGCCAGGTTACCCCTTCAACAGCTCGGCGGCGAAGGGGTTCGCGAACAACAGGATGAGCGCGATGAGCAGCACGTAGATGGCCAGCGACTCGATGAAGGCCAACCCGATGATGAGGGCCGTCTGGATCCGGCCCGCGGCGTTCGGCTGCCGGGCCATCCCGTCGAGGGCCGCCGCGACGGCGCGCCCCTGGGCGAAGGCAGCCATGGCCGAGGCGATGGCCATCCCGAAGCCACCCGTGACTACGGTCATCCAGAAGTACGTGGTGTCCCTCGCCCCGGCCGGCTCGGCCGCTCCAGCCACCGTCGCCAGGGCGAGAAGGAGGCCTGCGGCCACGACCACTCCCACCCCCCGCGTTCCCTTCATGCACCGTCCTCCTTTCCCTCCAACTGCTCCTGGGGTCCGCCGGCGCCTGCGTGAGGAGGGGTTGACGGGCCGGCCGCGCCGGAGGCGATCCGGGCAACCCCGCGGGGGCTCAGGGTTCCTCGTGGGCGTGCTCCACGGCCCCCGCGATGTAGATCGTGGAGAGCATGACGAACACCAGCGTCTGCACGACGCTGGTGAAGATGGCCAGCCCCATCATCGGCAGCGGCGCGATCAGGGGGGCCAGGAAGAACAGGAAGAGGATCACGGCGTCCTCCCCGAAGATGTTCCCGAAGAGCCGGATGGAGAGGGAGAGAACCCGTGCGCAGTGCCCGATCACTTCCACCAGGACGAACACGGGGACCATGATCGGCCCCATCACGATGAGAAGGGCCTTCGGCAGCGAGCCCACCGGGCCCAGGAAGTGCTTCGCGTAGGTGAGGGCCCCCTGCTCCCGGACCCCGAAGTAGTGGTAGGCGACGAAGATCGTGAGGGCCAGGGCGGCCGTGGTGTTGATGTTCGCCGTCGGCGACTTGAACCCCGGGACGAGGCCGAGCAGGTTGGCCACCAGGATGAAGAGGCCCACGGCCCCCAGGAGGGGGAGGTACTTCCGCCCGTGATGGCCGATGATGGAGTCAATGACGCCGGTGAAGGCTTCGAGCGTCACCTCCAGCGCGTTCTGCAGGGGGCCGGGCACCGGCTGGAGGCGGCGGGTACAGAGGACCGAGAGTGCGGTCAGCAGGGCGATCACCAGCCAGGCCATCGCCACATGGTCCGGGACGAAGGCCCCCGGCAGCCAGGGGGCGAGGAAGTTCGGGATCATGAAGATCGCGGAATGCTCGATGGCCTCCACGGCGCTCCCGTCCCGGCGGCGTCTGGCCGCCATGTTCCGCTTTGCACAAACTCGGGCAAAAAAAATTCAGGCGCGCGTGGCCCGTCGGATGTCCCGCAGGACCTGCCGGAAGCCGGCCGTGACGCCGAGCAGGAGCCCCAGGATCAACCCCCAGGGCTCGCTCCCCAGCCAGCGATCGGCCAGGATGCCCACGCCCACCCCGATGGCCGTCGCCACCGCCAGGGTCAGCCCCAGGCCGGCCAGGAGCCCCACCTGCCGCCAGGGGGATGGTTCGCCCCGCATCGCTTCTCACCGAGTATACCGCCGGACCTCGCCAGCGGGCAAGCGCGGCGCCCGCCGGACCGGCGGCCCGCCCCCCTACCCCAGGACCCCCCGGATGGAGGCCCGCGCCACCTCGAGGAAGGGCTCGGGGTAGACCCCGATGACTAATGTCCCGAGGAGGGCCAGGGCCAGCGCGGCCGTCAGCGCCAGCGACCGGTTCACCGGCAAGGACGACGGGCTCTCCCGCATGTACATCACCATGGCCACCCGCATGTAGTAGAAGAGGGAGATGACGGTGTTGACGACCCCGACGACGGCCAGCCAGTAGATCTTGCTCTCGATGGCTGCGCTGAACAGGTAAAACTTCCCCACGAACCCCACCGTGGGCGGGATGCCGGTGAGGCTTAAGAGGAAGATCAGCATGGCGAAGGCGGCCGCCGGGTGGGCCTGGGCCAGCCCGGCGAAGTCCTCGATCCGGTCCCCCTTCACCTGGCCGCTGCACAGGTAGACGACCATGGCGAAGGCGCCCGCCGTCATGAAGTAGTAGGCCAGGACGTACAGCAGCATGGCCGAGATGCCGAGCTCCGTCCCGGCCGCCAGCCCGATGAGGGTGTAGCCCACGTGGGCGATGCCGGAGTAGGCCAGCATCCGCTTGATGTTGGTCTGGGCGATCGCCACCACGTTCCCCACGGTCATGGTGAGGGCCGCCAAGACCGAGAACAGCAAGGTCCAGTTCACCTGGAGCATCGGCATGGCCAGGAAGAAGACCCGGAGCAGGGCGGCGAACCCCGCCGCCTCCGAGGCCACCGCGATGTAGGCGGTGACCGGCGTCGGGGCGCCCTCGTAGACGTCCGGGATGTACATGTGGAACGGGACCATGGCGATCTTGAACCCGAACCCCGCCGTGAGCATCACCATCCCCACGACCAGGGCGGGGTTGGTGAGGGGGACGCCCCTGAGGGCCGCCCCCACCTCCCGGAGGTCCAGGGTGCCCGTGAGGCCGTACAGCATCACCATCCCGTAGAGGATGACCCCCGAGGAGAAGGCGCCCATCAGCAGGTACTTCAGGGCCGCCTCGTTGGACTTCTGGTCCCGCTTCAGGTAGCCGCAGAGCACGTAGATGGAGATGGCCATGGTCTCCAGCGCCACGTAGAGGGAGAGGAGGTTCCCCGCCGCCCCCATCAGCATCATGGCCGCGGTGGCGTAGAGGGTGATGGCGTAGAACTCGCCCGCCCCCACCTGCTCGACCCTGAGGTAAGGCATGGCCATTAAAATGATCATCAGGGTGGCCACCAGGAAGATCACCTTGAAGTAGACGGCGAACGGGTCCACCAGGAGCATGCCGGAGAAGCCGACGGCCCGCTGCCCCACCTGGCCCGCCGCGAGCCCCCCCGCCGCCAGCAGTCCCGCCACGCTGAGCCAGCCGAGCGCCGTCCGGACCCGCTCCCCGAGGCAGAAGTCGAGGACGAGGACGGCCGTCGCGCATCCGGCCACCATCAGCTCCGGGAGGAGGAGCCAGACGTCGGCGGGGTTGAAGGTGGTGCTCATCGGACGGTCTTCGCCTCCTCCGGCAGCCGCGGCGCCGGCGCCTCCGCCCGCAGGGCGGCTGTCGCGTTGACCTTCTGAATGACCTTGTTCACGGAGGGGGCCATGGCGTTCAGGAACGGCATGGGGTACAGCCCGATCCAGAAGCAGAGGATAATGATGGGGACCAGCGTGGCCAGCTCCCGGCCGTCCAGGTCCGTCAGGGTCCGGTTCTCCTCGTGGGTGATGGGCCCGAACATCGTCCGCTGGTAGAGCCACAGGAGGTACGCCGCCCCGAGCACGATGCCGATCGCCCCGGCGGCGGCCCACCGCCAATCCACCCGGAACGCGCCCAGCAGGATCAGAATCTCCCCCACGAACCCATTGAGGCCGGGCAGGCCCATGGAGGAGAGCATGATAATGGCGAAGCAGGTGGCATAGACCGGCATGACTCCGCTCAGGCCGCCCAGGTCGGCGATCATCCGGGTGTGCCGCCGGTCGTAGATGAGACCGACGATGAGGAAGAGGGCCCCGGTGGAGAGCCCGTGGTTGACCATCTGGAGGATGGACCCCTGAATCCCCTGGGCGTTCAGCGCGAAGATTCCCAGGGTGACGAAGCCCATGTGGCTCACCGAGGAGTAGGCGATCAGCTTCTTCATGTCCGGCTGCACGAGGGAGACCATGGCCCCGTAGATGATCGCGATGACGGAGAGGAGCACGATGAGCCAGATGAACTCCCGGCTGGCGTCGGGGAGCATGGGGAGGCTGAAGCGGAGGAACCCGTAGGTCCCCATCTTCAGTAAGACGCCGGCCAGGATGACGGAGCCAGCCGTGGGCGCCTCCACGTGGGCGTCGGGGAGCCACGTGTGGAACGGGAACATGGGGACCTTGATGGCGAAGGCGATGAAGAAGGAGAGCCAGATCCACCACTGGTAGTTGGGCGGCAGGCCCGGCTCCACCATCCGGAAGATGTTGAAGGTGTACTCCCCCGTCTGGGCGTGGTGGTAGAAGAAGATGGCCAGGATCCCCAGGAGCATCAGGACGGAGCCGAAGAGCGTGTACAGGAAGAACTTGATGGCGGCGTAGAGCTTCCGGGGCCCCCCCCAGACCCCGATCAGGAAGTACATGGGGACCAGCATGACCTCCCAGAAGACGTAGAAGAGGAAGAAGTCCAGGGACACGAAGACCCCCAGCATCCCCGTCTCCAGGAGCAGCATGAAGACCATGTACTCCTTCACCCGCTCCGTGATGGGCCCCCAGGAGGCCAGGACCGAGATGGCGCTGAGGAGCGTGGTCAGCAGGATCAGCCAGAGGCTGATCCCGTCCAGCCCCACGAAGTACGACACGCCGATGGCCGGGATCCACGGGACCTGCTGGACGAACTGCATGTCGGCCGTGGCCATGTCGAAGCGCCAGGGGATCCAGAGACTGAGGACGAACGTGGCCGTCGAGAAGGCGAGGGCTAGCCCCCGGATCGGGGCGAGCCGGCCCGGCGGGGCGAGGAGGATCAGGACGGCCCCGACCGTGGGCAGGAATGTGATCAGGGTCAGGATCCAGCCGTCGAGCGCCATGGGCCCCCTCTCCTAGAAGAACAGGTACAGGCTGACGATGGCGAAGATCCCCAGGGCCATCGCCATGATGTAGT
This genomic interval carries:
- a CDS encoding NADH-quinone oxidoreductase subunit M encodes the protein MALDGWILTLITFLPTVGAVLILLAPPGRLAPIRGLALAFSTATFVLSLWIPWRFDMATADMQFVQQVPWIPAIGVSYFVGLDGISLWLILLTTLLSAISVLASWGPITERVKEYMVFMLLLETGMLGVFVSLDFFLFYVFWEVMLVPMYFLIGVWGGPRKLYAAIKFFLYTLFGSVLMLLGILAIFFYHHAQTGEYTFNIFRMVEPGLPPNYQWWIWLSFFIAFAIKVPMFPFHTWLPDAHVEAPTAGSVILAGVLLKMGTYGFLRFSLPMLPDASREFIWLIVLLSVIAIIYGAMVSLVQPDMKKLIAYSSVSHMGFVTLGIFALNAQGIQGSILQMVNHGLSTGALFLIVGLIYDRRHTRMIADLGGLSGVMPVYATCFAIIMLSSMGLPGLNGFVGEILILLGAFRVDWRWAAAGAIGIVLGAAYLLWLYQRTMFGPITHEENRTLTDLDGRELATLVPIIILCFWIGLYPMPFLNAMAPSVNKVIQKVNATAALRAEAPAPRLPEEAKTVR
- a CDS encoding NADH-quinone oxidoreductase subunit C, whose amino-acid sequence is MGVGGGREEPRAVAKLRERFPDAVREVRHVRGEVTVVVAPAVIPEVCRFLRDDPELRYEFLSDLTSVDRLRLPEASPRFEVVYHLTSLRSSSRLRLKVRVPEGEPVPTLTGVWEGANWLEREVYDLMGIPFRDHPDLRRLVLPDDFEGHPLRKDFPVTTEPRWWEEEGRR
- the ndhC gene encoding NADH-quinone oxidoreductase subunit A; this encodes MLIEYLPIGILILLAVAFAGGSILLSSLIGPRHPTPEKLAPYECGITPVGSARDRFAVRFYLVAMLFIVFDIEIVFLYPWAVIYRSLGWFGFWEMVAFLGVLSLGLAYVWRKGGLEWE
- the atpB gene encoding F0F1 ATP synthase subunit A is translated as MAARRRRDGSAVEAIEHSAIFMIPNFLAPWLPGAFVPDHVAMAWLVIALLTALSVLCTRRLQPVPGPLQNALEVTLEAFTGVIDSIIGHHGRKYLPLLGAVGLFILVANLLGLVPGFKSPTANINTTAALALTIFVAYHYFGVREQGALTYAKHFLGPVGSLPKALLIVMGPIMVPVFVLVEVIGHCARVLSLSIRLFGNIFGEDAVILFLFFLAPLIAPLPMMGLAIFTSVVQTLVFVMLSTIYIAGAVEHAHEEP
- a CDS encoding NADH-quinone oxidoreductase subunit N, yielding MSTTFNPADVWLLLPELMVAGCATAVLVLDFCLGERVRTALGWLSVAGLLAAGGLAAGQVGQRAVGFSGMLLVDPFAVYFKVIFLVATLMIILMAMPYLRVEQVGAGEFYAITLYATAAMMLMGAAGNLLSLYVALETMAISIYVLCGYLKRDQKSNEAALKYLLMGAFSSGVILYGMVMLYGLTGTLDLREVGAALRGVPLTNPALVVGMVMLTAGFGFKIAMVPFHMYIPDVYEGAPTPVTAYIAVASEAAGFAALLRVFFLAMPMLQVNWTLLFSVLAALTMTVGNVVAIAQTNIKRMLAYSGIAHVGYTLIGLAAGTELGISAMLLYVLAYYFMTAGAFAMVVYLCSGQVKGDRIEDFAGLAQAHPAAAFAMLIFLLSLTGIPPTVGFVGKFYLFSAAIESKIYWLAVVGVVNTVISLFYYMRVAMVMYMRESPSSLPVNRSLALTAALALALLGTLVIGVYPEPFLEVARASIRGVLG
- the atpE gene encoding ATP synthase F0 subunit C, with translation MKGTRGVGVVVAAGLLLALATVAGAAEPAGARDTTYFWMTVVTGGFGMAIASAMAAFAQGRAVAAALDGMARQPNAAGRIQTALIIGLAFIESLAIYVLLIALILLFANPFAAELLKG
- a CDS encoding AtpZ/AtpI family protein, producing MRGEPSPWRQVGLLAGLGLTLAVATAIGVGVGILADRWLGSEPWGLILGLLLGVTAGFRQVLRDIRRATRA